The proteins below are encoded in one region of Paraburkholderia phenazinium:
- a CDS encoding oxidoreductase, producing MSAPLKTGLMGYGFAGATFHAPVIEHCGRATVAAIATSKPEPARADCPHAKVVPDLDALLALDDIQCVVIATPNDTHFDLAKRTLEAGKHVVVDKPVTLTATEALTLANLALARGLTFAPFHNRRWDGDFLTVRDLLASGELGRITHYESHFDRFRPDVRPRWREEASRGGGLLFDLGPHLIDQALALFGTPATVSATVKTHRDGGGATDYVHLQLGYADLEVVLHATTLTALAPPRFAIDGTRGSYVKRELDTQEDQLRAGLRPGDAGFAGGNPAGLLRVLDASNQETERALPTRDGDYIGFYRSLAAAILDGERFPVSPQDAVDVMTIIELAARSEEEGRRLPFERIR from the coding sequence ATGTCTGCACCGCTGAAAACAGGATTGATGGGTTACGGTTTTGCTGGCGCCACCTTCCACGCGCCGGTGATCGAGCACTGCGGCCGGGCCACGGTCGCTGCGATCGCGACAAGCAAGCCCGAGCCGGCTCGGGCTGACTGTCCGCACGCCAAAGTCGTGCCCGATCTCGATGCGCTGCTCGCGCTCGACGACATCCAATGCGTGGTGATTGCCACGCCAAACGACACCCACTTCGACCTCGCCAAACGCACGCTCGAAGCCGGCAAGCACGTGGTGGTCGACAAACCGGTCACGCTGACGGCCACGGAGGCGCTCACGCTCGCCAACCTGGCGCTGGCGCGAGGCCTCACCTTCGCGCCGTTCCACAACCGTCGCTGGGACGGCGATTTCCTCACCGTTCGCGACCTGCTCGCCAGCGGTGAGCTGGGCCGTATTACCCACTACGAGTCGCATTTCGACCGCTTCCGTCCGGATGTGCGGCCGCGCTGGCGCGAGGAAGCGTCGCGCGGCGGCGGCCTGCTGTTCGATCTCGGGCCGCATCTGATCGACCAGGCGCTGGCGCTCTTCGGCACGCCCGCCACGGTGTCGGCCACCGTCAAAACGCATCGCGATGGCGGGGGCGCCACCGACTACGTTCATCTGCAGCTGGGCTACGCGGATCTCGAAGTCGTGCTGCACGCAACCACCCTCACCGCGCTCGCGCCGCCGCGCTTTGCAATCGACGGCACGCGCGGCAGCTACGTCAAGCGTGAACTCGACACCCAGGAAGATCAGTTGCGAGCAGGTTTGCGCCCGGGTGACGCCGGTTTTGCTGGCGGCAACCCGGCGGGTCTGCTGCGCGTACTGGACGCGAGCAATCAGGAAACTGAACGCGCCCTGCCGACCCGCGACGGCGACTATATCGGCTTCTATCGCTCGTTGGCGGCAGCCATCCTCGATGGCGAGCGTTTCCCGGTTAGTCCTCAGGACGCCGTCGACGTCATGACGATCATCGAACTGGCCGCGCGCAGCGAAGAGGAAGGCCGGCGCCTGCCCTTCGAGCGAATTCGCTGA
- the gcvT gene encoding glycine cleavage system aminomethyltransferase GcvT encodes MTELKHTPLNATHRALKARMVDFGGWDMPVNYGSQIDEHHAVRTDAGMFDVSHMCVVDFTGERVRAFFEHAIANNVGKLQTPGKALYTCLLNPNGGVIDDLIVYFFSETHFRLVVNAATAEKDIAWFGKLNGEGSYGLTITPRRDLSIVAVQGPNAREKVWQVAPSTRTSTELLKPFNAAIVENTPFGELMVARTGYTGEDGFEIVLPSTSVCEFWDALVRQGVRPAGLGARDTLRLEAGMNLYGQDMDDNVSPLDAGLAWTVDLNSPRDFVGKAKLEADGCQCAFVGLILQKENGKAAGVLRAHQKVVTPHGEGEITSGTFSPTMQESIAFARVPKDVKPGDVVHVQIRDKALPASVVKLPFVRNGKVLAA; translated from the coding sequence ATGACCGAACTCAAACACACCCCGCTTAACGCCACCCATCGCGCGCTGAAGGCCCGCATGGTCGATTTCGGCGGCTGGGACATGCCCGTCAACTACGGCTCGCAAATCGACGAACACCACGCGGTGCGCACCGACGCCGGTATGTTCGACGTGTCGCACATGTGTGTGGTCGATTTCACCGGTGAGCGCGTCCGCGCGTTCTTCGAACACGCTATCGCCAACAACGTCGGCAAGCTGCAAACGCCGGGCAAAGCGCTCTACACCTGCCTGCTGAACCCAAACGGCGGCGTCATCGACGATCTGATCGTCTATTTCTTCTCCGAAACCCACTTCCGCCTGGTGGTCAATGCTGCCACCGCAGAAAAGGACATCGCCTGGTTCGGCAAGCTCAACGGCGAAGGCAGCTATGGCCTGACCATCACGCCGCGCCGCGATCTGTCGATCGTCGCCGTGCAAGGTCCGAACGCCCGCGAGAAGGTCTGGCAAGTCGCGCCGTCCACCCGTACGTCCACCGAACTCCTCAAGCCGTTTAACGCCGCCATCGTCGAGAACACGCCGTTCGGCGAATTGATGGTTGCCCGCACCGGCTACACCGGCGAAGACGGTTTCGAAATCGTGCTGCCTTCCACGTCCGTCTGCGAGTTCTGGGACGCATTGGTGCGCCAGGGCGTGCGCCCCGCCGGTCTCGGCGCGCGCGACACGCTGCGCCTCGAAGCCGGCATGAACCTGTACGGCCAGGACATGGACGACAATGTCTCGCCGCTTGACGCCGGTCTCGCCTGGACCGTAGATCTGAATTCGCCGCGCGACTTCGTCGGCAAGGCGAAACTTGAAGCGGACGGTTGCCAGTGCGCTTTCGTCGGACTGATCCTGCAAAAGGAAAACGGCAAGGCTGCCGGCGTGCTGCGCGCCCATCAGAAGGTCGTCACGCCGCACGGCGAAGGCGAAATCACCAGCGGCACATTCTCGCCCACCATGCAGGAATCCATCGCCTTCGCACGCGTGCCGAAGGACGTGAAGCCCGGCGATGTCGTCCACGTGCAAATCCGTGACAAAGCCCTTCCCGCAAGCGTGGTAAAACTGCCGTTCGTGCGCAACGGCAAAGTTCTTGCTGCTTAA
- the gcvH gene encoding glycine cleavage system protein GcvH — protein sequence MSIPADLKYTESHEWVRTEADGTLTVGITDHAQEALGDIVFFEVQELGKTVSAGDTVAVIESVKAASDIYAPVSGEIIEANTAVADTPDSVNSTPYDSWLFKIKPAADATHDRLIDADAYSKSIGE from the coding sequence ATGAGCATCCCGGCCGATCTGAAATACACCGAATCGCACGAATGGGTCCGCACCGAAGCAGACGGCACGCTGACGGTCGGCATTACCGACCACGCGCAAGAAGCGCTCGGCGACATCGTCTTCTTCGAAGTCCAGGAACTGGGCAAAACCGTTAGCGCCGGCGACACCGTCGCCGTCATCGAATCCGTGAAAGCCGCCTCCGATATCTACGCGCCGGTCTCGGGCGAAATCATCGAAGCGAACACGGCTGTCGCCGACACGCCCGACTCCGTCAACAGCACGCCGTATGACAGCTGGCTGTTCAAGATCAAGCCGGCAGCCGATGCGACGCATGACCGCCTGATCGACGCCGACGCGTACAGCAAGTCGATCGGCGAGTAA
- the gcvP gene encoding aminomethyl-transferring glycine dehydrogenase: MKLEHPDRLMNRTPLSLAALEVHDAFAERHIGPDSADSQAMLEALGFASRAALIDAVIPKTIRRTETLPLGPFAQPKSEAEALAALRELADKNQVFRSYIGQGYYNAHTPTVILRNVLENPAWYTAYTPYQPEISQGRLEALLNFQQMIIDLTGLAISNASLLDEATAAAEAMTLLQRVGKPKSNVFYVADDVLPQTIEVVKTRATPVGIEVKVGPAADAANANAFGVLLQYPGVNGDVRDYRALAEAVHAAGGYVVVAADLLALTLLTPPGEWGADVAVGNTQRFGVPVGFGGPHAAYLAVRDEFKRQMPGRLVGVTVDAQGKPALRLALQTREQHIRREKATSNVCTAQALLAIMASMYAVYHGPQGLKTIAQRVNRVAALLAAGAKKLGYTLVNETFFDTLTFETGARTQALHDAAVAKRINLRRVSDTRVGISLDETTKRSDLADLLAVFAQAAFVSEVPQIDALDAELPAESSVPAALERTSAYLTHHVFNRHHSETEMLRYLRSLSDKDLALDRSMIPLGSCTMKLNATSEMLPVTWPEFGQIHPFAPAEQTVGYREMIDQLEQMLVAATGYAAVSLQPNAGSQGEYAGLLIIHAYHASRGEGHRNVCLIPASAHGTNPASAQMAGMQVVVVACDAQGNVDIEDLKAKAAQHADKLAAIMITYPSTHGVFEANVREICEIVHAHGGQVYVDGANMNAMVGLTAPGQFGGDVSHLNLHKTFCIPHGGGGPGVGPVAVGAHLAKFLPNQTSSGYERAPQGIGAVSGAPYGSASILPISWMYIAMMGAKNLTAATETAILNANYVANKLAPHYPVLYSGPGGLVAHECILDLRPIKDTSGITVDDVAKRLADYGFHAPTMSFPVPGTLMVEPTESESKEELDRFIEAMIAIREEIRAVEDGRSDREDNPLKHAPHTAAVVIADGWKHAYARETAAYPLPSLIARKYWPPVGRADNVYGDRNLFCSCVPIADYE, encoded by the coding sequence ATGAAGCTCGAACACCCGGATCGTCTGATGAACCGCACTCCTCTCTCGCTCGCCGCGCTCGAAGTGCATGACGCCTTCGCTGAACGGCATATCGGCCCGGATTCGGCCGACAGCCAGGCGATGCTCGAAGCCCTCGGCTTCGCCTCGCGCGCCGCGCTGATCGACGCCGTGATTCCGAAGACGATCCGCCGCACCGAAACGCTGCCGCTCGGCCCCTTCGCGCAACCGAAGAGCGAGGCCGAAGCGCTCGCTGCGCTGCGTGAGCTGGCCGACAAGAACCAGGTGTTCCGCTCCTATATCGGGCAGGGCTATTACAACGCGCACACCCCGACGGTGATCCTGCGCAACGTACTTGAAAATCCGGCGTGGTACACGGCTTACACGCCGTATCAGCCGGAAATCTCGCAAGGCCGTCTCGAAGCGCTGCTGAACTTCCAGCAGATGATCATCGACCTGACCGGCCTCGCCATCTCCAACGCATCGCTGCTCGACGAGGCCACCGCCGCCGCCGAAGCGATGACGCTGCTGCAACGCGTGGGCAAGCCGAAGTCGAACGTGTTCTACGTCGCCGACGACGTGCTGCCGCAAACCATCGAAGTGGTAAAGACGCGCGCCACACCGGTTGGCATCGAAGTGAAGGTTGGCCCGGCTGCGGATGCCGCGAACGCCAACGCCTTCGGCGTGCTGTTGCAATACCCGGGCGTGAACGGCGATGTGCGCGACTACCGTGCGCTGGCTGAAGCTGTCCACGCTGCCGGCGGCTATGTGGTGGTTGCCGCCGATCTGCTCGCGCTCACGCTGCTCACGCCGCCGGGCGAATGGGGCGCCGACGTGGCTGTCGGCAACACGCAGCGTTTCGGCGTGCCGGTCGGCTTCGGCGGTCCGCACGCGGCGTATCTCGCCGTGCGCGACGAATTCAAGCGGCAAATGCCGGGCCGTCTCGTTGGCGTCACCGTCGACGCACAGGGCAAACCCGCGCTGCGTCTCGCGCTGCAAACGCGCGAACAGCACATCCGCCGCGAAAAGGCGACTTCGAACGTGTGTACCGCGCAGGCGTTGCTCGCGATCATGGCCAGCATGTACGCGGTGTATCACGGCCCGCAAGGTCTGAAGACGATCGCCCAGCGTGTGAATCGCGTCGCCGCGCTGCTCGCGGCCGGTGCGAAAAAGCTCGGCTATACGCTCGTCAACGAAACGTTCTTCGACACGCTCACGTTCGAAACCGGCGCCCGCACCCAGGCGCTGCACGACGCGGCGGTCGCCAAGCGCATCAATCTGCGCCGCGTGAGCGACACGCGCGTCGGCATCTCGCTCGACGAAACCACCAAGCGCAGCGATCTCGCCGATCTGCTGGCCGTGTTCGCGCAAGCGGCGTTCGTAAGCGAAGTGCCGCAAATCGACGCGCTCGACGCCGAACTGCCCGCGGAAAGCAGCGTGCCGGCCGCGCTCGAACGCACCAGCGCGTATCTCACGCACCATGTGTTCAACCGCCATCATTCGGAAACGGAAATGCTGCGCTACCTGCGCAGCCTCTCCGACAAGGACCTCGCGCTCGACCGCTCGATGATCCCGCTCGGCTCCTGCACGATGAAGCTGAACGCGACCTCGGAAATGCTGCCGGTCACGTGGCCTGAGTTCGGTCAGATTCACCCGTTCGCGCCGGCTGAGCAAACTGTCGGCTACCGCGAAATGATCGATCAGCTCGAGCAGATGCTCGTCGCGGCAACCGGTTACGCAGCGGTTTCGCTGCAGCCGAACGCCGGCTCGCAAGGCGAGTACGCGGGTCTGTTGATCATCCACGCTTATCACGCTTCGCGCGGCGAAGGTCATCGCAACGTCTGCCTGATTCCCGCTTCGGCGCACGGCACGAACCCGGCGTCGGCGCAGATGGCCGGCATGCAGGTCGTGGTGGTCGCCTGCGATGCGCAAGGCAACGTCGATATTGAAGACCTGAAGGCGAAAGCCGCGCAACACGCGGACAAGCTGGCTGCGATCATGATCACGTACCCGTCGACGCACGGCGTGTTCGAAGCCAACGTGCGCGAAATCTGCGAGATCGTGCACGCACACGGCGGTCAGGTGTATGTGGACGGCGCCAACATGAACGCAATGGTCGGCCTCACGGCGCCGGGCCAGTTCGGCGGCGACGTCTCGCACCTGAACCTGCACAAGACGTTCTGTATTCCGCACGGCGGTGGCGGCCCAGGCGTCGGTCCGGTGGCAGTCGGCGCGCATCTCGCGAAGTTTCTGCCGAACCAGACGTCGTCGGGTTACGAGCGTGCGCCGCAAGGCATCGGCGCCGTGTCGGGCGCGCCGTACGGCTCCGCTTCGATCCTGCCGATCTCGTGGATGTACATCGCGATGATGGGCGCGAAGAACCTCACGGCTGCGACCGAAACCGCGATTCTCAACGCCAACTACGTCGCCAACAAGCTGGCGCCGCATTATCCGGTGCTGTACTCGGGCCCCGGCGGACTGGTCGCGCACGAATGCATTCTCGACCTGCGCCCGATCAAGGACACCAGCGGCATCACCGTTGACGACGTCGCCAAGCGCCTCGCCGACTACGGCTTCCACGCGCCGACCATGAGCTTCCCGGTGCCGGGCACGCTGATGGTCGAGCCGACCGAATCGGAATCGAAGGAAGAGCTCGACCGTTTCATCGAAGCGATGATTGCGATCCGCGAGGAAATCCGCGCCGTCGAAGATGGCCGCTCGGACCGCGAAGACAATCCGCTCAAGCACGCACCGCACACCGCGGCCGTGGTGATTGCGGACGGCTGGAAGCATGCGTATGCGCGTGAAACCGCTGCGTATCCGTTGCCGTCGCTGATTGCGAGGAAGTACTGGCCGCCGGTTGGCCGTGCAGACAACGTGTATGGCGACCGCAACCTGTTCTGCTCCTGCGTACCCATCGCGGATTACGAGTAA
- a CDS encoding alginate lyase family protein, giving the protein MPSWQAAGTPLATLLLVCGAVMLPVRHARAAMNFCAAPALQTSERTNADPGVKALVANVEAHLNDQAHAVATLHTEGTLPHEGIYDQSVEAEKDLDLLRDAALAWRATSDDRYLKLVDRLLYAWVTTYQPSFNPIDETRFEGLILAYDMTASALPVKTRNAAMAFLTKLGNGYIAQIDAQPRPLTGSFRNNWQSHRVKLIAMAAFTLDNRKMINAAQRLFVEHIGDNIEPDGSTIDFKERDALHYVTYDLQPLVTAALAARRHNRNWLPEKATNDATLGTALNWLTPYALGTKTHDEFVHSDVPFDAKRREAGLPGYSGDWDPKNAAELFHLAARLDGRYAPIALRLAPTPPAWLAVCLPLPAR; this is encoded by the coding sequence ATGCCGTCCTGGCAGGCCGCGGGCACGCCGCTCGCGACGCTGCTGCTGGTGTGCGGCGCCGTCATGCTGCCGGTGCGGCACGCCCGCGCAGCGATGAATTTCTGTGCAGCGCCAGCGCTGCAAACCAGCGAACGCACGAATGCCGATCCAGGCGTCAAGGCACTGGTCGCCAACGTGGAAGCGCATCTGAACGATCAGGCGCACGCGGTGGCGACCTTGCATACCGAAGGCACCTTACCGCACGAAGGGATTTACGATCAAAGCGTCGAAGCGGAGAAAGATCTGGACCTCCTGCGTGACGCGGCGCTCGCCTGGCGCGCCACCAGTGACGACCGCTATCTGAAACTGGTCGATCGTCTGCTGTACGCCTGGGTCACGACCTACCAGCCGAGCTTCAACCCGATCGACGAAACCCGTTTCGAAGGCTTGATCCTCGCCTACGACATGACCGCAAGCGCGTTGCCGGTGAAAACGCGTAACGCAGCGATGGCGTTTCTGACGAAGCTTGGAAACGGTTACATCGCGCAGATCGACGCGCAACCGCGCCCGCTAACCGGCTCGTTTCGCAATAACTGGCAGAGCCACCGGGTCAAACTGATTGCGATGGCCGCCTTCACGCTCGACAACCGCAAGATGATCAACGCGGCGCAGCGTCTGTTTGTCGAACATATTGGCGACAACATCGAGCCGGACGGTTCGACGATCGACTTTAAGGAACGCGATGCGCTGCATTACGTGACTTACGATCTGCAGCCGCTCGTGACCGCCGCGCTGGCCGCACGCCGTCACAACCGCAACTGGTTGCCGGAGAAGGCCACCAACGACGCGACGCTGGGCACCGCGCTGAACTGGTTGACGCCCTACGCGTTGGGCACCAAAACGCATGACGAATTTGTGCATTCGGACGTCCCGTTCGATGCGAAGCGTCGCGAAGCCGGCTTGCCCGGCTATTCGGGTGACTGGGATCCGAAGAACGCGGCTGAACTGTTTCACCTCGCGGCGCGTCTCGATGGCCGCTATGCGCCGATCGCGCTGCGGCTCGCGCCGACCCCGCCCGCGTGGCTGGCCGTGTGCCTGCCGCTGCCGGCACGTTAA